The following proteins are encoded in a genomic region of Mesoplodon densirostris isolate mMesDen1 chromosome 12, mMesDen1 primary haplotype, whole genome shotgun sequence:
- the RNASET2 gene encoding ribonuclease T2: MKPAALLGALCLALCCLGGARGLWRSDSHEWHKLIMVHHWPATVCKEVNHCKDPPDYWTIHGLWPDKSEGCNRSWHFNPEEIKDLLPDMRIYWPDLLHSSPNRSLHLWKHEWEKHGTCAAQLEALNSQKKYFSKSLDLSKELALNRTLQKLGITPSTYYQISDIKDALVSVYGVVPKVQCLPKQGGEEVQLLAQIEVCFSKDLQLQNCVEPGELAPRGPEARPAASLGLEICKDGVLFYPALNKTNH, encoded by the exons ATGAAGCCCGCGGCCCTCCTGGGCGCCCTGTGCCTGGCGCTGTGCTGCCTAGGCGGCGCGCGCGGGCTCTGGAGGAG TGACAGCCACGAGTGGCATAAACTaattatggttcaccactggccTGCGACGGTGTGCAAG gAAGTTAACCACTGCAAAGACCCCCCAGATTACTGGACAATACACGGATTATG gcCTGATAAAAGTGAAGGATGTAACCGATCCTGGCATTTTAATCCAGAAGAGATCAag GACCTTTTGCCAGACATGAGGATATACTGGCCTGATCTGCTCCATTCGTCTCCTAACCGCAGCCTCCATTTGTG GAAGCATGAGTGGGAGAAGCACGGGACCTGTGCCGCCCAGCTGGAAGCCCTCAATTCCCAGAAGAAATACTTCAGCAAAAGTCTGGATCTGTCTAAGGAGCTTGCCCTGAACAG gACGCTCCAAAAATTGGGGATAACACCATCTACTTATTACCAG ATTTCAGATATTAAAGATGCCCTTGTCAGTGTGTACGGAGTCGTGCCCAAAGTCCAGTGTCTTCCAAAACAG GGCGGCGAGGAGGTGCAGCTTCTTGCGCAGATTGAGGTGTGCTTCTCCAAGGACCTGCAGCTGCAAAACTGCGTGGAACCCGGGGAGCTGGCGCCCCGAGGGCCGGAAGCGAGGCCTGCGGCGAGCCTGGGGCTGGAGATCTGCAAGGACGGCGTCCTCTTTTACCCCGCACTCAACAAGACCAATCACTGA